ccctcCCATTCCATGTTTCTTATCCTTCCTACGATCATCTGCAATGCAAACTATATTAGACTGACACTAGGCCATATTAAGGGACCTGAAGTCTAATAGCATAACATGTACGTGCAACCATTGAACAATCATAAAAGCACCTCTTATGGTTGGAACTTGAAGAAGACTGCGAACGACACATCGCGTACTGACATAGTGCTGCACTCGAGGGCCTTGAAATGGATCATCTTCTATGAATCTTTGCAGGAGCACTTGAAACAGTTGAAACTCAGTGGCAACAACATTATAGTGATGATGATCATATTGCTGCAACTCATGGGCTTTTCTGTGCTGCCAGTGGAGAATTTCCCAAGAGAGGCAAACCTGCCCAACGTATACCAACTCCAATTCCTTGTGCAAGTCTCCCACAAATTTCGGTAAAGGGTCAACTGCGGTTTGTCTTTGTGCTCTACATCTCAACAGGTTCTGTGAAAGAATAGACTTCATAATTGGATTAATGGAAGACTTTTGCAAAGAAATTGGCTTAACTTGGTCCTTAAGCTGCAGAAAACCTGTGGAtcatcaaaagcaaatcagcATAGACATATCTTCAATTAGACACTACCTAGATTTtgctttcaatttcttttgaccAAGTACTTTATGTTCAATATGGAGTGTGGGGTTTAAGCCATGTATATTTTACAGGTTCATTATTTTCCTTATACAATATAGTGCATATAGACTCATCTTTGACAGagactttgtttttttttccattcttTTTCTTATATGGGTGGAAAAGCTATGTGACATCTTTATGATTAATGTAAAGAAAAGAATAGGGTTATTGTTTGCCATTGAATCTTAATTTGTGGAAAACGATGTGGAATGAAGATTGATGGAGGCCCAGAAGCATGTTCCATGGAAGAAATTAAAGAAGATTTTGCAACAGATGGGACATCAAAATCACATTCAGCCATTCATACAAGGAAATCGAAAATTCCACCTATTGGTTATCTGACTTCTCTCATCTGTGAGAAACTCAACCAAAAGATGAGAAAATAAGACATCTTTTAGACGAAACTTCTTAGAATACCGAAAAATGCAAACTGACATTGATTTCAAGGTGTTGCACGAAATGTATATATGCAGAAAATATCAAATCAAGATAGATAGGTTATGTACTTATGTTAAGAATACTTAAAAGTCTAATACTTACCAATTGCATGCATGGTCTGGTTGTTCAAGATGTCCAGCTTTCGCATCTTCTCAGCGTAGCTTTTGTACACCTTCTGAATCTCTGCAATTCGATCTTTGTATTCGAATTTTTCATCAATCTTCAGTGGCTTGAGCTTTATATTCTCCACCAAGTTTGTAGATTCTGAATGATCTTCTTCTGATATAGTGGGAAGCCCTCCTGTTCTCACATTCTTAATTTCCCTTTTAATCTGTTCAATGAGATCATCATGCTCTTCATAAGACTCCCAATTATTTTCATCGTCCGAAACCAATACAGACTTGGCTTGCTGCAATCCATTTCCTTCTTCTGCAGATTGTACTAGTGGACTAGTCTCTTGTGTCTCAACCTGGACTAATTCCTCTTTATGTTCACCTCTCTCCTCAACTTGATCAATTTGTTGACTATAACTCCTCAGTTGGGGCTCTAACAATTCAATGTAATCATCATCAGAAGATTCTGAACCATTTTGCTGATCGTAAAAAACAACTGCTTTTCCATCTGGGATACGTACATCAAGCAATTGATCGTCTTCCATATCGAAGTGGACTCTATGATGATCCTCCGCATCATACTGAAACCCAGAGCTATGAGGTTCAAGTCCCTCGTCATACGGAACCGCATTTCTATATATCAAGAACTGATAGTTAAGTGAACCCACATCATGATCTTTTCTTGAGCTTAATGGGTCTTGTTTCGAATCAGAAACAAGAGAGCAATTGTGTTCTTCAACCTCACATAGCTCATACTCAGTGTCCAGAACCTTCTCAGTACAAAATTCCTCAATAGGATCAATGGCTGATTTCTCGAGTTCTTCATTCTCAAATGCTTCAATTACTTCAATAGGCTTCACTGCTTTTTCATGATCAGCATCATGATCCTTAGCTGCTTTAATAGGAATTTGATAATCAGAGGATTTAGAACTGTCCCAATCAGCATAGAATTCTTGGACGGTAAAGCTCATGGCTTTTGGTTCTTCCATGTAGCCATTAATATATCTATTAGAAGTATACTCGTACGAATCGGTGCTTACAGCTGAAATGATCTGAACAAAACTGGGATCCTCTGTTTCAGCTCTGTTTTGCTCGGAATTCTCTGTCTCTGCTCTGTTTTGCTCGGAATTCTCTGTTTCTGCTCTGTTCTGATCGGAATCCTCTGTTTCTGTTCTGCTCTGATCATCACTTCTTCTTATTATGGGAGAATCCAGAGAcaactcttcttctccttctgctgctgctgctgctgcttcttcttcttcttcttcttttctatttgcatcaaattgatgatgatgcttTAAACAAACAATAGGGTGATGAACTCTGTGATCATCTGCATGAAATCTGGAagaataataatatattaacGTCTATTAATTATTCAAAGACAATAATAACTTGACAATTCAGTTAGAAAAACACAGATTTAACTTGAGGGAACCTGATGAGTATGTATCTACTAATGAATCCAGACACACAAAACATGTAGTGACAGACGAAAACCCAAATGGAACCAAGGACTCCAAGCATGTTCCCGCTTGACATACGTTTGCAAACGAAATCAAACTGGGTTTTCATCACCAGAACTTTCTTGATAACCATCATTCCACTGAATCAAGCTCTTCAATCATGCGCAAAACGCTAAGAAGAAAACGAATTCATTGCGACAATAGAGGAGTCTTTCTCTGACTGCGATTGGAGACAGAGAGCGAGATTAATGATGGTGAAACAATATAAAGGCCGAAGTTAAGAAGGAATACATGTGTCAAGTGCGAGATTGTTGGAGATGAAATGTGCAGCAgaacatgaaaatgaaagatgagaTATACGTGGGAGGGGGTCGGTTTGATATGTGAAGCTAACAGTTAAAGGCGTTGGCTTTTCAGCTCTGGTGGGA
This is a stretch of genomic DNA from Argentina anserina chromosome 4, drPotAnse1.1, whole genome shotgun sequence. It encodes these proteins:
- the LOC126790633 gene encoding uncharacterized protein LOC126790633, translating into MMVIKKVLVMKTQFDFVCKRMSSGNMLGVLGSIWVFVCHYMFCVSGFISRYILIRFHADDHRVHHPIVCLKHHHQFDANRKEEEEEEAAAAAAEGEEELSLDSPIIRRSDDQSRTETEDSDQNRAETENSEQNRAETENSEQNRAETEDPSFVQIISAVSTDSYEYTSNRYINGYMEEPKAMSFTVQEFYADWDSSKSSDYQIPIKAAKDHDADHEKAVKPIEVIEAFENEELEKSAIDPIEEFCTEKVLDTEYELCEVEEHNCSLVSDSKQDPLSSRKDHDVGSLNYQFLIYRNAVPYDEGLEPHSSGFQYDAEDHHRVHFDMEDDQLLDVRIPDGKAVVFYDQQNGSESSDDDYIELLEPQLRSYSQQIDQVEERGEHKEELVQVETQETSPLVQSAEEGNGLQQAKSVLVSDDENNWESYEEHDDLIEQIKREIKNVRTGGLPTISEEDHSESTNLVENIKLKPLKIDEKFEYKDRIAEIQKVYKSYAEKMRKLDILNNQTMHAIGFLQLKDQVKPISLQKSSINPIMKSILSQNLLRCRAQRQTAVDPLPKFVGDLHKELELVYVGQVCLSWEILHWQHRKAHELQQYDHHHYNVVATEFQLFQVLLQRFIEDDPFQGPRVQHYVSTRCVVRSLLQVPTIRDDRRKDKKHGMGGEEEDLIIVSEMLMKIIEESMQLFWTFLRSDERNAVLRSLQESQVEHKDLELLIDIRKDLQKKEKKLKDIQRTGNCVVKKFQKQHQDQDRLEHSLFIAQVELRLVLRVLNMSKLTSDQLVWCHEKLDNINFVHRKVLMEPSFLLFPC